From a single Arachis hypogaea cultivar Tifrunner chromosome 3, arahy.Tifrunner.gnm2.J5K5, whole genome shotgun sequence genomic region:
- the LOC112789337 gene encoding CYP enzymes assisting alcohol dehydrogenase isoform X1 gives MATTSQVITCKGVVCWVGGEPVRLEEIQVDPPKSTEIRVKMLCSSICHTDIKRIRGSPVVKYPLAVGHEGVGVVESVGEEVKNLKEGDMVIPTFIGECKQCEICISGKSNLCMTNPLMLNGLMRDNTSRLSCKGKRLHHIFSCATWSEYMVVDANYALKVDPSIDLAHASFISCGFSTGYGAAWKEAKVESGSSVAVFGLGAVGLGAISGAKMMGATKIIGIDKNDMKREKGETFGMTHFINPSDSDMPASELVKELSDGRMGVDYSFECTGISHLIIESLQATKVGTGKTIVIGAPTEPIEPFGFASILKGKTLKGSIFGGLKANSDLSIIADKCHKREFPLEELYTHEVQLADINQAFELLKQPNCVKVVIKI, from the exons atggctACCACTTCACAAGTTATTACCTGCAAAG GAGTAGTGTGCTGGGTTGGTGGAGAGCCTGTAAGATTAGAAGAGATTCAAGTTGATCCACCAAAATCAACTGAAATTCGAGTTAAGATGCTTTGTTCCAGCATCTGCCACACTGATATCAAAAGAATTAGAGGATCCCCAGTA GTGAAGTATCCTCTTGCTGTTGGACATGAAGGAGTCGG TGTTGTAGAGAGTGTTGGAGAGGAAGTAAAAAATCTGAAAGAAGGGGATATGGTGATTCCAACCTTCATAGGAGAGTGCAAACAATGTGAGATTTGCATTTCAGGAAAATCCAATTTGTGCATGACAAACCCTTTAATGCTCAATGGATTGATGAGAGACAACACTTCAAGGTTGTCCTGCAAAGGCAAAAGGCTTCACCATATTTTCAGTTGTGCCACTTGGTCAGAGTACATGGTTGTTGATGCCAACTATGCTCTTAAAGTTGATCCAAGCATTGACCTAGCACATGCCAGTTTCATCTCATGTGGCTTTTCAACTGGTTATGGTGCTGCTTGGAAGGAAGCTAAGGTTGAAAGTGGATCAAGTGTTGCTGTTTTTGGTCTTGGCGCTGTTGGATTGGGG GCCATCAGCGGAGCAAAAATGATGGGAGCAACTAAGATAATAGGGATTGACAAAAATGAtatgaaaagagaaaaaggagaaaCTTTTGGGATGACTCACTTTATAAATCCTAGTGATTCTGATATGCCTGCATCAGAATTGGTGAAAGAATTGAGTGATGGAAGAATGGGTGTGGATTATTCTTTTGAGTGCACTGGAATCAGCCATTTGATTATTGAATCCCTACAAGCCACAAAAGTG GGAACAGGTAAAACAATTGTAATTGGTGCACCAACTGAACCAATTGAGCCATTTGGTTTTGCTTCAATCCTTAAAGGCAAGACTTTGAAAGGTTCTATCTTTGGAGGGTTAAAAGCAAATTCAGACCTTTCCATTATAGCTGACAAATGCCACAAAAGG GAATTTCCTCTTGAAGAATTATACACTCATGAGGTTCAATTGGCAGATATAAATCAAGCATTTGAGCTTTTGAAACAGCCCAATTGTGTGAAAGTTGTCATCAAGATATAA
- the LOC112789337 gene encoding CYP enzymes assisting alcohol dehydrogenase isoform X2, producing MLCSSICHTDIKRIRGSPVVKYPLAVGHEGVGVVESVGEEVKNLKEGDMVIPTFIGECKQCEICISGKSNLCMTNPLMLNGLMRDNTSRLSCKGKRLHHIFSCATWSEYMVVDANYALKVDPSIDLAHASFISCGFSTGYGAAWKEAKVESGSSVAVFGLGAVGLGAISGAKMMGATKIIGIDKNDMKREKGETFGMTHFINPSDSDMPASELVKELSDGRMGVDYSFECTGISHLIIESLQATKVGTGKTIVIGAPTEPIEPFGFASILKGKTLKGSIFGGLKANSDLSIIADKCHKREFPLEELYTHEVQLADINQAFELLKQPNCVKVVIKI from the exons ATGCTTTGTTCCAGCATCTGCCACACTGATATCAAAAGAATTAGAGGATCCCCAGTA GTGAAGTATCCTCTTGCTGTTGGACATGAAGGAGTCGG TGTTGTAGAGAGTGTTGGAGAGGAAGTAAAAAATCTGAAAGAAGGGGATATGGTGATTCCAACCTTCATAGGAGAGTGCAAACAATGTGAGATTTGCATTTCAGGAAAATCCAATTTGTGCATGACAAACCCTTTAATGCTCAATGGATTGATGAGAGACAACACTTCAAGGTTGTCCTGCAAAGGCAAAAGGCTTCACCATATTTTCAGTTGTGCCACTTGGTCAGAGTACATGGTTGTTGATGCCAACTATGCTCTTAAAGTTGATCCAAGCATTGACCTAGCACATGCCAGTTTCATCTCATGTGGCTTTTCAACTGGTTATGGTGCTGCTTGGAAGGAAGCTAAGGTTGAAAGTGGATCAAGTGTTGCTGTTTTTGGTCTTGGCGCTGTTGGATTGGGG GCCATCAGCGGAGCAAAAATGATGGGAGCAACTAAGATAATAGGGATTGACAAAAATGAtatgaaaagagaaaaaggagaaaCTTTTGGGATGACTCACTTTATAAATCCTAGTGATTCTGATATGCCTGCATCAGAATTGGTGAAAGAATTGAGTGATGGAAGAATGGGTGTGGATTATTCTTTTGAGTGCACTGGAATCAGCCATTTGATTATTGAATCCCTACAAGCCACAAAAGTG GGAACAGGTAAAACAATTGTAATTGGTGCACCAACTGAACCAATTGAGCCATTTGGTTTTGCTTCAATCCTTAAAGGCAAGACTTTGAAAGGTTCTATCTTTGGAGGGTTAAAAGCAAATTCAGACCTTTCCATTATAGCTGACAAATGCCACAAAAGG GAATTTCCTCTTGAAGAATTATACACTCATGAGGTTCAATTGGCAGATATAAATCAAGCATTTGAGCTTTTGAAACAGCCCAATTGTGTGAAAGTTGTCATCAAGATATAA
- the LOC112789338 gene encoding 8-hydroxygeraniol oxidoreductase-like: protein MTNTSQIITCKAVVCWKVGEGVKIEEIQVDPPKSTEVRLKMLCSSICHTDITSIQGTPLFKFYPLALGHEGIGVVESVGDEVKSVKEGDMVIPVFVGECKECENCISEKSNLCMTYPVRLTGLMLDNTSRMSCRGQRLYHTLSCATWSEYTVIDVNYLVKVDPSINPAHGSFISCGFSSGYGAAWKEARVESGSSVAVFGLGAVGLGVISAAKMLGATKIIGIDKNDMKREKGEAFGMSHFINPSNSDKCSSALVKELSGGMGVDYSFECTGVGPLLTESLEATKMGTGKAITLGSGTEPYVPFDPFSILFGRILKGSIFGGLKSMSDLPIIADKCIKQEFPLQELFTHEVKLTDIEQAFELLKQPNCVKIVIEI from the exons ATGACAAACACTTCTCAAATTATTACATGCAAAG CTGTAGTATGTTGGAAGGTTGGAGAGGGTGTGAAGATTGAAGAGATTCAAGTTGATCCACCAAAATCAACTGAAGTTCGACTTAAGATGCTTTGTTCTAGCATTTGCCACACTGATATCACAAGCATTCAAGGAACTCCTCTA TTTAAGTTTTATCCTCTAGCACTTGGACATGAAGGAATTGG GGTTGTAGAATCGGTTGGAGATGAAGTGAAGAGTGTGAAAGAAGGCGATATGGTGATTCCAGTATTTGTAGGAGAGTGCAAAGAATGTGAGAATTGCATTTCAGAAAAATCAAATTTGTGCATGACATATCCTGTGAGGCTGACTGGCTTGATGCTGGATAACACTTCAAGAATGTCATGCAGAGGACAGAGGCTATACCACACTTTGAGTTGTGCCACGTGGTCCGAGTACACGGTTATCGATGTTAACTACCTTGTCAAGGTTGATCCAAGCATTAATCCAGCTCATGGCAGCTTCATCTCATGTGGCTTCTCCTCTGGCTATGGAGCTGCATGGAAAGAAGCCAGGGTTGAAAGTGGATCAAGTGTAGCTGTCTTTGGTCTTGGTGCTGTTGGATTAGGG GTTATAAGTGCAGCAAAAATGTTGGGGGCAACTAAGATAATAGGGATTGACAAAAATGATATGAAGAGAGAAAAAGGTGAAGCTTTTGGAATGAGTCATTTTATAAATCCAAGTAATTCTGATAAATGTTCTTCAGCATTGGTGAAGGAACTAAGTGGTGGAATGGGTGTGGATTATTCCTTTGAGTGCACTGGAGTTGGCCCTTTGCTTACTGAATCATTAGAAGCTACAAAAATG GGAACAGGTAAAGCAATAACACTTGGTTCAGGAACTGAACCTTATGTACCATTTGATCCGTTTTCTATTCTTTTTGGAAGAATTTTGAAAGGATCAATATTTGGGGGATTAAAATCCATGTCAGACCTACCCATCATAGCTGACAAATGTATTAAACAG GAGTTTCCTCTTCAAGAACTGTTCACCCATGAAGTCAAATTAACAGATATAGAACAAGCATTTGAGTTATTGAAACAACCCAATTGTGTAAAAATTGTCATCGAGATATAA
- the LOC112789341 gene encoding ASI1-immunoprecipitated protein 2 yields MIQNADMELESGTCNICSAPCSSCMHLNRALTGTKAEECSDENCRSGEPSQFSMDVSDLSSHRSTACERLKHAVSETSNLLSVNSGHESLSENAETTQTLSEKYHDAKCLEGPDDSSSCISRNSNANLVSDSHQRDADKINISCSSSSVSHLGVEGSTSGPSVYISGLCEIPSSKDADMPENSSECCVGNVESSPTKEIITANFSGEKFLANNKGLVNGTTSKFSAKVYPKSEADSDNGVGDVKDEDRKVPAHDGLHEKQGELVKSPVKPEAQSGDVSDDSDVEHDVKVCDICGDAGREELLAICSRCSDGAEHTYCMREMLEKVPEGDWLCEECKYAEETEKHRLDVEEKKVHKVCSTAQISGKRPSEGEELAKAGKRQALESSKGSPKGSSPKKIFPLSRESSFKSIDKGKLKSDHQTSICNHSNGNDIELARSLSAGPRSQTAKSTLLKSNSFNNINSKPRVKLVDEVPQKKKGAGEHTSKNIEMPGRMISKSSSLKSSNLGHSCATESKVKMVTSKPGTTADQKGSKLAKESGASDRKFFSRVDRPVVCSTMASSALLTSKSDQKLTPRSETAKPSTINNNHEFKVNQDGRSNSLLKSKNNTSQRTSTSGDETQLDGLPQSREITNQVDKTKGSSGDCVRSGLTNASESPFCHKCKDLGHATECCMVDKQEFGLEGSATGPNSSKDKTHKDNRLKAAILAALLRRPKICKRKEVSDQTEKFLTSAIDMKSEVTSQDKAFVIDTPKNIVSTEETKVRQDILQNPTFEISSSNDSKQHSFCPADFGSQPRKLESVGPTPGNPVVRDFRNQALAVSSVLPKISVFPEYEYIWQGVFRMHRSGKPPDLCTGIQAHLSTCASPKVLEVVNKILPEVSLNEVSRLSTWPTQFHQGGAKEDNIALYFFAKDIESYERHYKGLLDHMIRNDLALKGIFDGVELLIFPSNQLPENSQRWNMLFYLWGVFRGQRRNNSDSAKKICSPSLNALPVQKGSLTAVMTLSETHCSPMRMDEQPISCGKTCSEVLSSTSMDQGDTILSGDFDIKETIFDQARLGPQVNLRRQDSRINAESASKNPTSSEQLCQQMHSPGSPPKDGQHRIPTPPEAMGTHVSSRILETKIDFDISVKENSLSSGIPSAGKQEIDAASNTSKNQISERTNNDEDQRRPKRKLIEEDLNVNMEATFQEDPTIRGTNCEQTNDKRVEHIDVSDAVLKASADSYQKLEDGETSSKKLKSGFGEIYASCSSGGRESFNGSFTAPANHPGTLSSVEGRGCKEACLDKVIHEDLGTMERTFFPVGLHQKNDSRLMLNGMPVEGPCDYEGQFQVGIPNLELALGGETKPQPPPAPPLPPRKGMFPFLVGDGDKKNNQEKPPEVVADEKEGDDSVAASLSLSLSFPSSNKEPVKPAPKAEHSPDGHHVNTSFLLFGRYTDK; encoded by the exons ATGATCCAGAACGCTGATATGGAACTTGAATCAGGGACTTGTAATATTTGCTCAGCTCCTTGttcatcttgcatgcatcttaATCGAGCTCTAACTGGAACAAAGGCTGAAGAATGCTCTGATGAAAATTGTCGATCAGGGGAACCCAGTCAGTTTTCTATGGATGTGAGTGATCTATCTTCTCATAGGAGTACAGCTTGTGAAAGATTGAAGCATGCTGTCAGTGAAACCAGTAACTTGCTTAGTGTTAATTCTGGTCATGAATCTCTGTCTGAAAATGCTGAAACCACACAAACTTTATCAGAGAAGTATCACGATGCCAAGTGTTTAGAAGGACCTGATGACAGCTCTTCGTGTATCAGTAGAAACAGTAATGCTAATTTAGTTAGTGATAGCCATCAAAGAGATGCAGACAAAATAAATATTTCTTGTAGTTCATCCTCAGTTAGTCACTTAGGAGTAGAAGGATCTACAAGTGGGCCATCTGTTTATATATCAGGCTTGTGTGAGATACCCTCTTCTAAAGATGCAGATATGCCAGAGAATTCATCAGAATGCTGTGTTGGAAATGTTGAGTCATCGCCAACCAAGGAGATAATCACTGCTAATTTTTCAGGTGAAAAATTTCTTGCAAATAACAAAGGCCTTGTTAATGGCACTACTAGCAAGTTTTCGGCAAAAGTATATCCAAAGTCAGAAGCAGATAGTGACAATGGTGTTGGTGATGTGAAAGACGAAGATCGTAAAGTTCCAGCCCATGATGGACTGCACGAGAAGCAGGGGGAGCTTGTTAAATCACCCGTCAAGCCCGAAGCTCAATCTGGAGATGTGAGCGATGACTCAGATGTTGAGCATGAT GTAAAGGTATGTGACATCTGTGGAGATGCTGGTCGCGAGGAGCTACTTGCAATATGTAGTAGATGCAGTGATGGTGCAGAGCACAC CTATTGCATGCGAGAAATGCTCGAAAAGGTCCCAGAAGGTGACTGGTTATGTGAAGAATGCAAGTATGCTGAGGAGACTGAAAAACATCGGCTGG ATGTTGAAGAGAAAAAGGTCCATAAAGTTTGTTCAACTGCGCAAATATCTGGTAAAAGGCCTTCCGAGGGTGAAGAATTGGCAAAGGCAGGGAAAAGGCAAGCTCTTGAATCAAGTAAAGGGTCACCAAAGGGGTCAAGCCCCAAGAAAATATTTCCACTGTCGCGAGAGTCTTCATTCAAGAGCATTGATAAAGGAAAGTTGAAGTCTGATCATCAGACCTCCATTTGTAACCACTCCAATGGCAATGACATAGAACTTGCTCGTTCTCTATCTGCTGGTCCTCGGAGTCAAACAGCTAAGA GTACATTGTTAAAGTCaaattcattcaacaacatcaattccaaGCCCAGAGTCAAACTTGTTGATGAAGTCCCGCAAAAGAAGAAAGGGGCTGGTGAACATACCTCTAAGAATATTGAAATGCCGGGACGAATGATAAGCAAATCTAGTTCATTGAAATCCTCAAATTTGGGCCATTCATGTGCCACTGAATCAAAAGTCAAAATGGTTACTTCCAAACCTGGAACTACTGCAGATCAAAAAGGATCAAAACTAGCAAAAGAATCAGGTGCCTCTGATAGGAAATTTTTCTCTAGGGTTGATCGGCCTGTTGTTTGTTCAACCATGGCTAGTTCTGCTCTTCTGACATCTAAGAGTGATCAGAAGCTTACCCCTCGTAGCGAAACTGCTAAACCTTcaacaattaacaacaatcacgAATTTAAGGTCAACCAAGATGGGAGATCAAATTCATTATTGAAGTCTAAGAATAATACAAGCC AGAGAACATCAACCAGTGGTGATGAAACTCAATTAGATGGGCTGCCTCAATCAAGAGAGATAACAAATCAGGTTGATAAAACCAAAGGTAGTTCTGGTGATTGTGTGAGGTCTGGTCTTACTAATGCTTCTGAAAGCCCATTCTGTCACAAATGTAAGGATTTAGGCCATGCTACAGAATGTTGCATGGTTGATAAACAGGAATTTGGCCTGGAAGGATCAGCCACTGGCCCAAACAGTTCAAAAGACAAAACACATAAAGATAATAGACTGAAAGCTGCAATCCTGGCAGCTTTACTTAGAAGGCCCAAAATATGCAAGAGGAAAGAAGTGTCTGACCAAACTGAGAAGTTTCTTACATCAGCCATAGACATGAAGTCCGAAGTCACTTCTCAAGATAAGGCGTTTGTTATTGACACTCCAAAGAATATTGTTTCTACTGAAGAAACAAAAGTGAGGCAGGATATCCTTCAGAATCCTACATTTGAAATTTCGTCTTCCAATGATTCGAAGCAACATAGCTTTTGTCCAGCTGATTTTGGATCACAACCTAGAAAGTTAGAATCTGTTGGTCCTACTCCTGGAAATCCTGTAGTTAGAGACTTTCGCAATCAAGCTTTGGCTGTCTCAAGTGTTCTTCCAAAGATATCAGTCTTTCCAGAATATGAATACATTTGGCA AGGTGTCTTTCGAATGCATAGAAGCGGAAAGCCGCCTGACTTATGTACTGGTATTCAAGCGCATTTATCCACATGTGCTTCCCCTAAGGTTCTTGAGGTAGTGAACAAGATTCTTCCTGAGGTTTCCCTCAATGAAGTTTCTCGCTTGAGCACGTGGCCTACACAATTTCATCAAGGCGGGGCAAAGGAAGATAATATTGCACTTTACTTTTTTGCTAAAGACATTGAAAG TTACGAGAGACACTACAAGGGTCTACTGGATCACATGATTAGAAATGATTTAGCGCTTAAAGGAATTTTTGATGGTGTTGAACTTCTTATATTCCCCTCCAATCAGCTTCCTGAAAATTCTCAGC GTTGGAATATGTTGTTTTACTTATGGGGTGTATTTAGAGGGCAGAGGAGGAATAATTCTGATTCTGCAAAAAAGATTTGTAGTCCCAGTTTGAATGCGTTGCCAGTTCAGAAGGGTTCTCTGACTGCTGTGATGACTTTGTCTGAAACCCACTGTTCACCAATGCGGATGGATGAACAACCAATTTCTTGTGGTAAAACCTGCAGTGAAGTTCTCTCATCCACTTCCATGGACCAAGGCGATACTATTTTAAGTGGGGATTTTGATAttaaagaaactatttttgaccAGGCACGTTTGGGTCCACAAGTAAACTTACGGAGGCAAGATAGTAGAATCAACGCGGAATCTGCATCAAAGAATCCGACAAGCAGTGAACAATTGTGCCAACAAATGCACTCTCCAGGTTCACCTCCG AAAGATGGACAGCACAGAATCCCCACACCTCCTGAAGCAATGGGAACGCATGTAAGTAGCAGGATTTTGGAaacaaaaattgattttgatatttCAGTCAAGGAGAACTCTCTGTCTTCTGGGATTCCTTCTGCTGGCAAACAAGAGATAGATGCTGCAAGCAATACCTCAAAGAATCAAATTTCAGAAAGAACTAACAATGATGAAGATCAGCGAAGGCCTAAAAGGAAACTGATAGAAGAAGATCTCAATGTTAACATGGAGGCAACCTTTCAAGAAGACCCGACTATAAGAGGCACCAATTGTGAGCAAACCAATGATAAAAGAGTTGAGCATATAGATGTTTCAGATGCAGTTTTGAAGGCTTCCGCAGATAGTTATCAGAAATTGGAAGATGGAGAAACTTCCAGCAAGAAGCTCAAGTCAGGTTTCGGTGAAATTTATGCAAGTTGCAGTTCAGGTGGTAGGGAATCTTTCAATGGCAGTTTTACAGCCCCGGCAAACCATCCCGGTACCTTATCTTCGGTTGAGGGTAGAGGATGCAAAGAAGCTTGCTTAGATAAAGTCATTCATGAGGACCTTGGAACTATGGAAAGAACCTTCTTTCCTGTCGGTTTGCATCAGAAAAATGACTCACGCTTGATGCTTAATGGCATGCCAGTGGAGGGGCCTTGTGATTATGAGGGTCAATTTCAAGTTGGGATTCCAAACCTAGAGCTTGCTTTGGGGGGCGAAACAAAACCACAGCCACCGCCAGCACCGCCACTACCACCACGTAAGGGTATGTTCCCTTTTCTTGTCGGGGATGGTGACAAGAAAAATAACCAGGAAAAGCCACCTGAAGTAGTGGCGGATGAGAAAGAGGGTGATGACAGTGTTGCTGCATCTCTTTCCCTGTCTCTATCATTCCCATCTTCAAATAAGGAACCTGTCAAACCAGCTCCAAAAGCTGAACATTCGCCTGATGGGCATCATGTGAATACTTCGTTTCTCCTTTTTGGGAGATACACAGACAAATAA
- the LOC112789339 gene encoding 8-hydroxygeraniol oxidoreductase has product MTSTSQVITCKAAVCWKVGEGVKVEEIQVDPPKSNEVRLKMLCSSICHTDISSIQGSPMFNFYPLALGHEGVGVVETVGDEVKSVKEGDTVIPTYIEECQECENCISGKSNLCMTCPVRLTGLMPDNTSRMSCRGQRLYHPSSCATWSEYTVIDAKLLVKVDPSIDPAHASFISCGFSTGYGAAWKEAKVESGSSVAVFGLGAVGLGVISAAKMLGATKIIGIDINDMKREKGEAFGMTHFINPSNSHKSSSALVKELSGGMGVDYSFECTGVDPLLTESLEATKVGSGKTIILGLGNEPYVSLGLFTIAFGRTLKGSMFGGLKPKSDLPILADKCINQEFPLQELFTHEVQLTDIEQAFELLKQPNCVKVVIKIYYYSKNRIKKR; this is encoded by the exons ATGACAAGCACCTCTCAAGTTATTACATGCAAAG CTGCAGTATGTTGGAAGGTTGGAGAGGGTGTGAAGGTTGAAGAGATTCAAGTTGATCCACCAAAATCAAATGAAGTTCGACTTAAGATGCTTTGTTCTAGCATTTGCCACACTGATATCTCAAGCATTCAAGGATCTCCTATG TTTAATTTTTATCCTCTAGCACTTGGACATGAAGGAGTTGG GGTTGTAGAAACTGTTGGGGATGAAGTCAAGAGTGTGAAAGAAGGCGATACAGTGATTCCAACATACATAGAAGAGTGCCAAGAATGTGAGAATTGCATTTCAGGGAAATCAAATTTGTGCATGACATGTCCTGTGAGGCTGACTGGCTTGATGCCAGATAACACTTCAAGGATGTCCTGCAGAGGCCAGAGGCTATACCACCCTTCGAGTTGTGCCACGTGGTCTGAGTACACGGTTATTGATGCTAAATTGCTCGTCAAAGTTGATCCAAGCATTGATCCAGCCCATGCCAGTTTCATCTCATGTGGGTTCTCAACTGGCTATGGAGCTGCATGGAAGGAAGCCAAGGTTGAAAGTGGATCAAGTGTTGCTGTCTTTGGTCTTGGTGCTGTTGGATTAGGG GTTATAAGTGCAGCAAAAATGTTGGGGGCAACTAAGATAATAGGGATTGACATAAATGATATGAAGAGAGAAAAAGGTGAAGCTTTTGGAATGACTCACTTTATAAATCCAAGTAATTCTCATAAATCTTCTTCAGCATTGGTGAAGGAACTTAGTGGTGGAATGGGTGTGGATTATTCCTTTGAGTGCACTGGAGTTGACCCTTTGCTTACTGAATCATTAGAAGCTACAAAAGTG GGTTCAGGTAAAACAATAATACTTGGTTTAGGAAATGAACCCTATGTATCATTAGGTCTGTTTACTATTGCTTTTGGGAGAACTTTGAAAGGGTCGATGTTTGGTGGGCTAAAACCCAAATCGGACCTGCCTATCCTAGCTGACAAATGCATTAATCAG GAATTTCCTCTTCAAGAACTATTCACCCATGAGGTCCAATTAACAGATATAGAACAAGCATTTGAGCTATTGAAACAACCCAATTGTGTGAAAGTTGTCATCAAGATATATTATTATTCTAAGAACCGAATCAAAAAGAGATAG
- the LOC112789340 gene encoding uncharacterized protein, with product MALTASFAPFSIPGGHVKASQELCLTKRNCSGLGSGRGLWPGPNLTAQRRSHSAVSRNRRSSICAEYREGGGGGVDFLAGFLMGGAILGTAAYIFAPQIRRSLLNENEYGFRKAKRPMYYDGRLERTRQTLNRKITQLNDAIDNVSSRLRRGNNNVPTAKMASDPEVEANM from the exons ATGGCATTGACTGCTTCTTTTGCGCCATTCTCCATTCCAG GTGGCCATGTCAAGGCATCTCAGGAGCTATGTTTAACAAAGCGTAATTgttctgggcttggatctgggcgTGGGCTCTGGCCTGGGCCTAATCTCACTGCTCAGAGAAGATCACACTCCGCTGTGAGCAGGAATCGCAGGTCATCTATTTGTGCAGAATACCG AgaaggtggaggtggaggtgtgGATTTTCTTGCCGGATTTCTTATGGGAGGTGCAATTCTTGGGACTGCAGCTTATATCTTTGCCCCCCAG ATCAGAAGATCTCTACTAAATGAGAACGAATATGGGTTTCGCAAGGCAAAAAGACCAATGTATTATGACGGAAGATTAGAG AGGACCAGGCAAACATTGAACAGAAAGATAACCCAGCTGAATGATGCCATTGATAATGTTTCTTCACGTTTGAGACGTGGCAATAACAATGTACCTACTGCAAAGATGGCAAGTGATCCTGAAGTGGAAGCTAACATGTGA